The following proteins are co-located in the Haloarcula marismortui ATCC 43049 genome:
- a CDS encoding universal stress protein — protein MYDHILVPVDGSDEATAAARRGLALAKDFDATAEAVYVVEQRALALTRTDPESARLREHGESVLAEIESLAADIGQSVTTELLEGKPSARIDEYARETDAGLIVLGRQGMTGLGKRLLGGVTEQVLHRTAVPVFVVSAEKQADRDEFDYSRLLVTTDGSENADTATRHAAAVADRYDALVHVLNVVDIQAAGGAFNAGGLNETFIERLEANGRDAVATTADELRTAAPDISVETAVEQTTSLDGVAAGIQEYVSDNDIDFVVMASHGRSNLKRQLLGSVTSQLLRTVDVPVLVTPRSN, from the coding sequence ATGTACGACCATATTCTGGTTCCCGTCGATGGGAGCGACGAAGCCACGGCAGCCGCACGACGTGGCCTCGCACTGGCAAAGGATTTCGACGCAACGGCTGAAGCGGTCTATGTCGTCGAGCAGCGCGCGCTCGCACTCACGCGAACAGACCCCGAGAGCGCCCGTCTCCGGGAACACGGCGAGTCGGTCCTCGCGGAGATCGAGTCACTCGCCGCCGACATTGGTCAGTCCGTCACGACGGAACTGCTAGAAGGGAAACCAAGTGCGCGGATAGACGAGTACGCTCGTGAAACTGACGCAGGACTCATTGTCCTTGGCCGACAGGGGATGACCGGCCTCGGGAAGCGACTACTCGGCGGCGTCACCGAGCAGGTCTTGCACCGAACTGCCGTGCCCGTGTTCGTCGTTTCGGCGGAGAAGCAGGCTGACAGGGACGAATTCGATTACTCGCGGCTACTCGTTACAACCGATGGGAGCGAGAACGCTGACACGGCGACACGACACGCCGCGGCGGTAGCAGACAGATACGACGCGCTAGTACACGTGCTCAATGTCGTTGATATCCAGGCCGCTGGCGGAGCGTTCAACGCTGGCGGGTTGAACGAGACGTTCATCGAACGACTGGAGGCGAATGGACGCGACGCCGTCGCAACAACCGCCGACGAACTTCGGACGGCGGCCCCGGACATCTCGGTTGAAACTGCCGTGGAACAGACGACCTCGCTTGACGGCGTTGCCGCCGGCATCCAAGAGTACGTCTCCGACAATGACATTGACTTCGTCGTGATGGCGTCACACGGCCGTTCGAACCTGAAACGCCAGTTGCTCGGTAGCGTTACGTCGCAACTGCTCCGAACCGTCGATGTCCCTGTGCTGGTGACGCCCCGTTCGAACTGA
- a CDS encoding alpha/beta fold hydrolase yields the protein MQPTQSADAIEVEFERYGDGQPLLLLHGGMAPREYWRPVISASEGYGAVVPQRPGFGTCLDSPAETSADEVLDREVRYVQALVDAVDGDPILFGHSYGALTAIEAAAGTSVEAVIAYEPAVLPAEYRADADLADRMASLVQDGKREEAVKRYIEQVLHPDGIEDLDAWLAEWPVWPDCVALAEEVVRMNRSVEQYRLPDCLDVDVPTLVLSGTDGPDFLRQSARDVHDALPQSRFVEFDGVSHSGPAEAPELIAAEVDAFRKT from the coding sequence ATGCAGCCGACACAGTCTGCAGACGCGATCGAAGTCGAGTTCGAGCGCTACGGTGACGGCCAGCCCCTGCTCCTCCTGCACGGCGGGATGGCTCCCCGAGAGTACTGGCGACCGGTCATATCGGCCTCTGAGGGATACGGCGCTGTCGTCCCCCAGCGACCGGGGTTCGGCACCTGTCTCGACTCCCCCGCAGAGACGAGCGCTGACGAGGTGCTGGACCGCGAGGTCAGGTATGTTCAGGCGCTTGTCGACGCTGTCGATGGCGACCCAATCCTGTTCGGCCACTCGTACGGCGCACTCACCGCTATCGAGGCCGCGGCGGGTACGTCGGTCGAGGCAGTTATCGCGTACGAACCGGCGGTACTTCCCGCCGAGTACCGGGCCGACGCTGACCTCGCTGACCGAATGGCATCGCTCGTACAGGATGGAAAGCGAGAGGAAGCGGTGAAACGCTACATCGAACAGGTCCTTCACCCAGACGGTATCGAGGACCTCGACGCCTGGCTTGCGGAGTGGCCTGTCTGGCCCGACTGTGTGGCCCTCGCCGAGGAGGTCGTCCGGATGAATCGGTCCGTCGAACAGTACCGGCTCCCAGACTGCCTCGACGTTGACGTACCCACTCTCGTTCTGTCCGGCACCGACGGGCCGGACTTCCTTCGACAGAGTGCACGGGACGTTCACGACGCACTGCCACAGAGTCGATTCGTCGAGTTCGATGGAGTCAGTCACAGCGGCCCCGCCGAGGCACCTGAACTAATCGCAGCAGAAGTCGACGCGTTCCGCAAAACGTAG
- a CDS encoding site-2 protease family protein, protein MVSTLTWVLAGLVAYTLLAMALRTRGVVPEYIRFSGPITTIHTQKGKAVLDWLARPKRFWRAWGNLGVGFGLVVMVGSFLLVALGAYQALVNPQPSALNEPRNALAIPGVNDFLPLSVAPEIVLGLLLGLVVHEGGHGLFCRVEDIDIESMGLALLAIIPIGAFVEPDEDELLRTDRGSQTRMYTAGVTNNFALAIITLLLLFGPVAGAVAVVDGVPVGSPINGTPAADAGIESGDVITAVNGQSVENQQALESVLAESDAQTVEVARKDADTVTVERSVVVSAALQSASLGTGETIVSVNGTAVATRSEFEQAAQDHPVATLETESGETVTTPLGAYVLVAEDGPLAGEGAPSGESMIITAVNGERTHSGAALIQTLEGGEPGDEVTVTGYADGSRETYEVTMAESEQVDNGIIGVSIQQGISGIQVSDFGIDAYPAAAFLEFIGGSPDAPTSVSEFSFAQRIFSTLLLPFIGVAGGFGYNFAGFTGIATNFYTVQGPLGALGTTPVFLLANVLFWTGWINLVIGQFNLIPTFPLDGGHILRASTESFVSRLPVSDGRRVTTAVSIAITVSMISGLLLMVFGPRLLT, encoded by the coding sequence ATGGTGAGTACGCTGACGTGGGTCCTCGCGGGCCTTGTCGCCTACACCCTCCTCGCGATGGCGCTCCGGACTCGCGGCGTTGTCCCCGAGTATATTCGTTTTAGCGGCCCGATTACGACGATTCACACACAGAAGGGCAAAGCTGTGCTCGACTGGCTCGCACGGCCAAAGCGGTTCTGGCGGGCCTGGGGGAACCTCGGCGTCGGGTTCGGCCTCGTCGTGATGGTCGGCTCGTTCCTCCTCGTTGCGCTCGGAGCCTATCAGGCGCTCGTCAACCCACAGCCCTCCGCACTGAACGAACCGCGGAACGCACTGGCAATTCCCGGCGTCAATGACTTCCTCCCGCTGTCGGTCGCCCCGGAAATCGTGCTCGGATTGTTGCTCGGCCTCGTCGTCCACGAGGGCGGCCACGGACTCTTCTGTCGCGTCGAAGACATCGATATCGAGTCAATGGGGCTTGCCCTGCTGGCGATTATTCCGATTGGGGCGTTCGTCGAACCCGACGAAGATGAACTCCTCCGCACCGACCGTGGCTCCCAGACCCGGATGTACACGGCCGGCGTGACGAACAACTTCGCACTCGCTATCATCACGCTCCTGTTGCTGTTTGGACCGGTCGCTGGCGCTGTCGCCGTCGTTGACGGCGTACCGGTCGGGAGCCCCATCAACGGAACCCCCGCCGCCGATGCGGGTATCGAGTCGGGTGATGTCATCACGGCGGTCAACGGCCAGTCGGTCGAGAACCAGCAGGCACTCGAATCAGTGCTCGCCGAAAGCGACGCACAGACTGTCGAAGTGGCGCGCAAGGATGCCGACACCGTCACCGTCGAACGGTCCGTCGTCGTCTCTGCGGCCCTTCAGAGCGCGTCACTTGGAACTGGGGAGACGATTGTCTCTGTCAACGGGACCGCAGTAGCAACCCGCAGTGAATTCGAACAGGCGGCCCAAGACCACCCCGTAGCGACGCTCGAAACCGAGTCTGGGGAGACAGTCACGACCCCGCTCGGCGCGTACGTGCTGGTCGCTGAAGACGGCCCGCTCGCCGGAGAGGGGGCACCGAGCGGCGAGAGCATGATTATCACCGCGGTCAACGGGGAACGAACACACAGCGGGGCGGCACTGATACAGACGCTTGAAGGCGGTGAACCCGGTGACGAGGTGACCGTCACCGGCTACGCCGACGGCTCCCGCGAGACCTACGAAGTGACGATGGCCGAAAGCGAGCAGGTCGACAACGGCATCATCGGCGTTAGCATCCAGCAGGGTATCAGTGGCATTCAGGTCAGTGACTTCGGTATCGACGCTTACCCCGCGGCCGCGTTCCTCGAATTCATCGGCGGCTCGCCGGACGCACCAACGTCGGTCTCCGAGTTCTCGTTCGCCCAGCGGATTTTCAGCACGCTCTTGCTCCCGTTCATCGGCGTCGCCGGCGGCTTCGGCTATAACTTCGCCGGCTTCACCGGCATTGCGACGAACTTCTACACTGTCCAGGGCCCGCTCGGGGCGCTCGGAACGACGCCGGTGTTCCTGCTTGCGAACGTCCTCTTCTGGACCGGCTGGATCAACCTCGTCATCGGCCAGTTCAACCTCATTCCGACGTTCCCACTCGACGGCGGCCACATTCTTCGGGCGTCAACCGAATCGTTCGTTTCGCGGCTGCCCGTCTCGGACGGGCGACGGGTGACGACGGCCGTCTCGATCGCGATTACGGTATCGATGATCAGCGGCCTCCTGTTGATGGTGTTTGGTCCGCGGCTCCTGACCTGA
- the argS gene encoding arginine--tRNA ligase — protein MFLQLRAEVEDALADALTTLDLPAEDLGIEEPPEDVDAVLASSVAFRLAGEVGTAPPNVASDIADAIAADDLTYVSDVTTQGPYVNFLPSEAYFAETLQSVTESGFGRLPDRDTSVVVEHTSANPTGPVHVGRARNPIIGDAVARVLDYAGYDVDRHYYVNDAGRQIAVFTWAYETFDEDDLPEPERESPEYEMVRYYRKGNTILEDGDPDEVEAAEAEVQSILQGLEDGDEETYERVAEVVDTVLGGMQNTLGRLPAEFDEFVKETKFMRNGDTDDLVDRLKGLDCAVYEEDAWQLDLPDFEKNLVFLRSDGTSLYTTRDLAHHEWKFDTYDRAVTVLGEDHKLQADQLAAALELLDNDTDQLRQVFYSWVNLPEGGMSTREGTGIDLDDLLDEAIDRAREEVESRLDDRTRGDLDEDDIDRIARQVGIGAVRYDIVSKQPTKGITFEWDRALDFEAQSAPYVQYVHARCCGILGDVETDIPDEPDLDPLSEPEERDLLRELARFPAVIEAAADDLTPHTVATYTRDLAETFNAFYRECPVLDADPETRAARLALVDGTRTTIANALDALGVEAPTSM, from the coding sequence ATGTTCCTGCAGCTCCGTGCGGAGGTCGAGGACGCCCTCGCCGACGCACTCACAACCCTCGACCTGCCGGCCGAGGACCTCGGTATCGAGGAGCCACCGGAGGATGTCGACGCCGTGCTAGCGTCGAGCGTCGCCTTCCGGCTGGCCGGCGAGGTCGGTACCGCGCCGCCGAACGTCGCCAGCGACATCGCCGACGCGATTGCCGCCGACGACCTCACCTACGTTAGCGACGTGACGACACAGGGGCCGTACGTCAATTTCCTCCCGAGCGAAGCATACTTCGCCGAGACCCTGCAGTCAGTCACAGAGAGCGGGTTTGGCCGGCTTCCCGACCGCGACACCAGCGTTGTCGTCGAGCATACGTCCGCGAACCCGACTGGCCCAGTCCACGTCGGGCGGGCACGCAACCCTATCATCGGCGATGCCGTTGCTCGCGTGCTTGATTACGCCGGCTACGACGTCGACCGCCACTACTACGTCAACGACGCGGGCCGACAGATTGCGGTGTTCACCTGGGCGTACGAGACCTTTGACGAGGATGACCTGCCCGAACCTGAGCGGGAGTCCCCGGAGTACGAGATGGTCCGGTACTACCGCAAGGGCAACACCATCCTCGAAGATGGCGACCCCGACGAAGTCGAGGCGGCGGAGGCCGAGGTCCAGTCGATTTTGCAGGGCCTCGAAGACGGCGACGAAGAGACGTACGAACGCGTCGCCGAGGTGGTCGACACCGTTCTTGGCGGGATGCAGAACACGCTCGGTCGCCTCCCGGCGGAGTTTGACGAGTTCGTCAAGGAGACGAAGTTCATGCGCAACGGCGACACGGACGACCTGGTCGACCGCCTGAAGGGGCTCGACTGCGCCGTCTACGAGGAGGATGCCTGGCAGCTGGACCTGCCCGATTTCGAGAAGAATCTCGTGTTCCTGCGCTCCGATGGGACCTCGCTGTACACGACTCGGGACCTAGCTCACCACGAGTGGAAGTTCGACACCTACGACCGTGCCGTCACAGTGCTGGGCGAGGACCACAAGCTACAGGCCGACCAGCTCGCAGCAGCCCTCGAGCTGCTCGACAACGACACCGACCAGCTCCGGCAGGTGTTTTACTCCTGGGTGAACCTCCCGGAAGGCGGGATGAGCACGCGTGAGGGGACCGGCATCGACCTCGACGACCTGCTGGATGAAGCGATCGACCGCGCACGGGAGGAGGTCGAGTCCCGGCTGGACGACCGAACCCGGGGAGACCTTGATGAAGACGACATCGACCGCATCGCCCGTCAGGTCGGTATTGGCGCGGTACGCTACGACATCGTTTCGAAACAGCCGACCAAAGGCATCACCTTCGAGTGGGACCGCGCGCTGGACTTCGAGGCCCAGTCCGCGCCATACGTTCAGTACGTCCACGCGCGTTGCTGTGGCATCCTGGGCGACGTGGAAACCGACATCCCTGACGAACCCGACCTTGACCCGCTGTCGGAACCGGAGGAGCGCGACCTGCTCCGCGAACTGGCCCGGTTCCCCGCCGTCATCGAGGCGGCCGCGGACGACCTGACGCCCCACACCGTCGCCACCTACACCCGCGACCTCGCCGAGACGTTCAACGCCTTCTACCGGGAGTGCCCGGTCCTCGATGCCGACCCAGAGACCCGCGCTGCGCGGCTGGCGCTCGTCGACGGGACCCGAACGACGATTGCGAACGCGCTGGACGCACTGGGCGTCGAAGCACCGACCTCGATGTAG